The DNA window AGGGACTGAGCATTTTTGAAAATGCAGTTGAAAGCATTGCTGCTAAACACTTCAAACAAGCATCTTAATAAGGAAAATTAATAATGATCGTTAGAACACTTGAAGAGTGTCGCAACAGCGAGCGACGTGTAGTTTCAGATACTTGGGAAAGTGTCCGTATGTTGTTGAAAGATGACAAAATGGGTTTTTCTTTCCATATCACGACCATTTACGAAGGTACTGAAACTCATATCCACTATAAGAACCACTTAGAATCTGTTTTTTGTATGAGTGGTGAAGGTGAAATCGAAGTGGTTGGAGGGGAAACTTACCCAATCAAACCAGGTACACTGTACATCCTGGACAAAAACGACGAGCACTACCTAAGAGCATACAAAAACAAAGAAATGGTAATGGCGTGCGTATTTAATCCACCTATCACAGGTGCTGAAGTACACGATGAAAACGGCGTGTACCCTCTTGTTGACTAATGAACAGTCACTGTGAGGTGGTT is part of the Vibrio sp. B1FLJ16 genome and encodes:
- a CDS encoding ectoine synthase; amino-acid sequence: MIVRTLEECRNSERRVVSDTWESVRMLLKDDKMGFSFHITTIYEGTETHIHYKNHLESVFCMSGEGEIEVVGGETYPIKPGTLYILDKNDEHYLRAYKNKEMVMACVFNPPITGAEVHDENGVYPLVD